Proteins from one Chitinophaga oryzae genomic window:
- a CDS encoding alpha-2-macroglobulin family protein produces MHPTKRLLAVVALFVSLVALSLISGCRTTKKEMNPGFAKYIDAYTAGIISKQSPIRIQLAGQVNVTHTQNEPLDKEVFDFSPSIKGKSYWVDATTIEFRPDENLQPGKTYQANFKLGKIMDVPSELKSFDFEFKVIKPSFSLEMSGLKASTNTTLDKMNFTGAVYTADVENPQAIEKLITARYGGKTLPITWQHNAGERTSKFTIPNIDRANIARNLEVSWDGGALKVDNSGKKTVEVPAVGDFKVLDVKAMSDPEQHLLVQFSDPVSVAQSLEGLIGISGQGDLRYTIDGSEVKVYSPVRLEGSYNAVINEGVINITDKRLGKSYSSNVNFENTMPAVTIPGKGVILPESNKLVMPFEAVNLNAVDVTIIKIYENNVPQYLQTNNLDGDAELRRVGKPVVEKTIRLDTDKSVNLHKKNRFFLDLDKLLRTEPGAIYRITIGFRKAYALTACTEAKKTDSTSTGGDGEEAEEEDESEYYGYSNSGNFDEDDDFWNRYDSYYPYGYNWNRRNDACSNSYYNKDKWASRNVICSNIGLIAKRGNNNSMLVAVTDIRDTKPLTGVELELLDYQNQVIFKTKSDGEGLATFDLKRKPYLLIAKKDNERGYLKLDDGSSLPLSRFDVQGEEVQSGIKGFLYGERGVWRPGDSIYLTFMLEDKDKKLPADHPVTLELYNPKGQLYKRINQHENLNGFYSFATATQPEDPTGSWVAKVKVGGATFQKNVRIETVKPNRLKIKMDFGSNTALSKTGTAGNLSAMWMFGATAQHLKAKVDVTLVQASTSFKNFSGFTFDDPVTHFETENKTIFEGPLSETGSAPIKTDFQLGKLAPGQLKANFEIKVFEPGGDFSIDHFSMPYNPFTSYVGLRLPQGDRTTGMLLTDQSHTVEIVDVDDRGNLTAGTREVQVELYKVRWRWWWDQGESEYSNFTQDSYNQLLTKETVTLNNGKGQWSLRINQPDWGRYLVRVKDLQSGHTSGKSVYIDWPGWAERMQKENPAEAAMLVFTSDKQHYKAGEDVNLTIPSSAGGRGLISIESGSKVLKTFWISTQQGQTTFRFKAEKNMTPNIYVNVTLLQPHAQTINDLPIRMYGTIPITVEDPGTILKPVISMADKLKPESEANITISESNGKPMTYTIAIVDEGLLDLTRFKTPDPHSSFYAREALGVKTWDLFDFVVGAYGSDLERILSIGGDEGLNKNAGAAKANRFKPVVKFMGPFYLKGGQKQTHKFKLPPYIGSVKAMVVAGQEGAYGFAEKAVAVKKPLMLLTTAPRVLGPSETIQVPVTVFGLEPNIRSANVTISTSPLLEVVGESTKTVTFPQPGEQMVYFDVKVKPQTGIAKIKVTASSGAEKAEEAIEMDVRNPNPPITNVIEYTLEPGKNWSSAFSPVGMAGTNTGVLEISTIPSLNLGKRLQYLISYPHGCVEQITSGVFPQLTLNQLMDLKETQLAEIDRNVKAGINRLKGFQASDGGLSYWPGYAQSDEWGTNYAGHFLLEAQAKGYTLPPGLLDQWKKYQRNKATTWAPNTQNFYGGDLTQAYRLYLLALAKVPEVGAMNRLKEFRYISTPAKWRLAAAYKLAGQPEIANSLVQNLTTEVKPYSQLGGTFGSDLRDKAMILETLTILGQRNRANELVKQIAIHLSQNDQWYSTQTTAYALIAIAKFCGSNKGSSKMNLSYTLNGAKGNVNGQSFVTQVPVTFNGAQGNVSVQNNGQNVLYVRLILRGQPEAGQEPVASNNPDILDLQVRYSTRDGRPLDPATLKQGSDFMATVTIKNPGKRGYYEQMALSQIFPSGWEILNTRLMDNDSSFHTSPLTYMDIRDDRVYTYFNIEENKTHTYNVLLNAAYLGRYYLPAVSCEAMYDNNIHAFVPGKWVEVVK; encoded by the coding sequence ATGCACCCAACAAAACGGCTATTGGCTGTAGTAGCATTATTTGTTTCCCTGGTGGCACTGTCGCTGATCAGCGGCTGCCGGACCACCAAAAAAGAAATGAACCCCGGATTCGCGAAGTATATTGACGCCTATACCGCCGGTATCATCTCCAAGCAAAGCCCCATCCGCATTCAACTGGCCGGGCAGGTAAACGTGACGCACACCCAGAACGAACCACTCGATAAGGAGGTGTTCGACTTTTCCCCTTCCATCAAAGGGAAATCCTACTGGGTAGACGCCACCACCATCGAATTCAGGCCCGACGAGAACCTGCAACCCGGTAAGACCTATCAGGCTAATTTCAAACTCGGCAAGATCATGGATGTGCCTTCAGAACTGAAATCGTTTGATTTCGAGTTCAAGGTCATCAAACCATCTTTCTCGCTGGAGATGTCTGGTCTGAAAGCCAGTACCAACACCACACTGGATAAGATGAACTTCACCGGCGCCGTGTATACCGCCGACGTGGAAAATCCGCAGGCCATCGAAAAACTGATCACCGCACGCTATGGCGGCAAAACGCTGCCCATCACCTGGCAGCATAACGCCGGCGAACGTACGTCGAAATTCACCATCCCTAACATAGACCGTGCTAATATCGCCCGAAACCTGGAAGTCAGCTGGGACGGCGGCGCCCTCAAAGTGGACAATAGCGGTAAAAAAACCGTAGAAGTCCCCGCCGTAGGCGATTTCAAGGTACTGGACGTAAAGGCTATGTCTGATCCGGAACAGCACCTGCTGGTGCAGTTTTCCGATCCTGTCAGCGTAGCGCAAAGCCTCGAAGGCCTCATCGGTATCAGCGGCCAGGGCGACCTCCGTTACACCATCGACGGCAGCGAAGTAAAAGTGTATTCGCCCGTTCGCCTCGAAGGCAGCTACAATGCTGTGATCAACGAAGGCGTGATCAATATCACCGATAAGCGCCTCGGCAAATCCTACAGCTCCAACGTGAATTTCGAGAATACCATGCCGGCCGTAACGATTCCCGGCAAAGGCGTGATCCTCCCCGAAAGCAATAAACTGGTGATGCCGTTCGAAGCTGTCAACCTCAACGCGGTAGACGTCACCATCATCAAAATATACGAGAACAACGTACCGCAATACCTGCAAACCAATAACCTCGACGGCGATGCGGAACTACGTCGTGTAGGCAAACCCGTGGTAGAAAAAACCATCCGGCTGGATACCGACAAATCCGTTAACCTCCACAAGAAAAACCGCTTCTTCCTCGATCTTGATAAATTGCTCCGCACAGAACCCGGCGCCATCTACCGCATCACGATCGGCTTCCGCAAAGCCTATGCGCTGACGGCCTGCACAGAAGCGAAGAAGACTGACAGCACCAGCACAGGCGGAGACGGCGAAGAAGCCGAAGAAGAAGATGAAAGTGAGTACTACGGTTACAGCAACAGCGGGAACTTCGACGAAGACGACGACTTCTGGAACCGTTATGACAGCTACTATCCATACGGATACAACTGGAACCGCCGCAACGACGCCTGCTCCAATTCCTACTACAACAAAGACAAATGGGCGTCCCGCAACGTGATATGCTCCAACATCGGCCTGATTGCCAAAAGAGGCAATAACAACAGCATGTTGGTAGCGGTAACGGATATACGCGACACAAAACCGCTCACCGGCGTGGAACTGGAACTGCTCGATTATCAGAACCAGGTGATCTTTAAAACCAAGAGCGACGGGGAAGGCCTGGCTACCTTTGACCTCAAACGTAAGCCTTACCTGCTGATCGCGAAAAAAGACAATGAAAGAGGTTATCTTAAACTGGACGACGGCAGCTCCCTGCCCCTGAGCCGTTTCGACGTACAGGGCGAGGAGGTGCAGAGCGGCATCAAAGGATTCCTCTACGGAGAAAGAGGTGTGTGGCGCCCCGGCGACTCCATCTACCTGACATTTATGCTGGAAGACAAAGACAAAAAACTCCCGGCAGATCACCCGGTCACCCTGGAGCTATACAACCCTAAAGGCCAGCTGTACAAGCGCATCAACCAGCATGAGAACCTGAACGGCTTCTATAGCTTCGCCACCGCCACCCAACCGGAAGATCCTACCGGCAGCTGGGTAGCGAAAGTGAAAGTCGGCGGCGCTACCTTCCAGAAAAATGTGCGCATCGAAACGGTGAAGCCTAACAGGCTGAAAATAAAAATGGACTTCGGCAGCAATACCGCCCTGTCTAAAACCGGTACCGCCGGCAACCTCTCGGCCATGTGGATGTTTGGCGCTACTGCCCAGCACCTGAAAGCCAAAGTGGACGTGACGCTCGTACAGGCTTCCACCAGCTTCAAAAACTTCTCCGGTTTCACCTTTGACGATCCGGTAACACATTTTGAAACAGAAAACAAAACCATCTTCGAAGGCCCGCTGAGCGAAACAGGTTCCGCACCCATAAAAACCGATTTCCAACTCGGTAAACTGGCGCCCGGACAGCTGAAGGCCAACTTCGAAATAAAAGTGTTTGAACCGGGTGGCGATTTCAGTATCGATCACTTCTCCATGCCTTACAATCCATTTACCTCCTACGTGGGATTGCGGCTGCCACAGGGCGACCGTACCACCGGCATGCTGCTCACCGATCAATCACATACCGTTGAGATTGTGGACGTAGACGACAGGGGCAACCTCACCGCCGGCACCCGCGAAGTACAGGTAGAACTGTATAAAGTTCGCTGGAGATGGTGGTGGGACCAGGGAGAGTCTGAATACTCCAACTTCACGCAGGACAGCTACAACCAGCTCCTGACCAAGGAAACCGTTACCCTGAACAACGGTAAAGGCCAGTGGTCGCTGCGTATCAACCAGCCTGACTGGGGCCGTTATCTTGTGCGTGTAAAAGACCTGCAGAGCGGTCACACTTCCGGTAAGTCCGTCTACATCGACTGGCCGGGATGGGCAGAGCGTATGCAGAAAGAAAACCCTGCAGAAGCAGCCATGCTGGTATTCACCTCCGACAAACAGCACTACAAGGCAGGGGAGGACGTTAACCTCACCATCCCGAGCAGCGCCGGCGGCAGAGGCCTGATCAGCATTGAATCCGGCAGCAAGGTGCTCAAAACTTTCTGGATCAGTACCCAGCAGGGACAAACCACGTTCCGCTTCAAGGCAGAAAAGAACATGACGCCCAATATATACGTCAACGTTACCCTGCTGCAGCCACATGCACAAACGATCAACGACCTGCCGATCCGCATGTATGGCACCATTCCCATCACCGTGGAAGATCCGGGCACCATCCTGAAGCCCGTGATCAGCATGGCCGACAAGCTGAAGCCGGAATCGGAGGCCAATATCACCATCAGTGAAAGCAACGGTAAACCGATGACTTACACCATCGCCATCGTGGATGAAGGCCTGCTGGACCTGACCCGTTTCAAAACGCCGGACCCGCACAGCTCCTTCTATGCCCGCGAAGCACTGGGCGTGAAAACGTGGGACCTGTTTGACTTTGTAGTGGGCGCTTACGGTTCCGACCTGGAACGTATCCTGAGCATCGGTGGTGACGAAGGCCTGAATAAAAACGCCGGCGCCGCCAAAGCCAACCGCTTTAAGCCGGTGGTGAAATTCATGGGACCGTTCTATCTCAAGGGCGGTCAGAAACAAACGCATAAATTCAAATTGCCGCCGTATATCGGTTCCGTAAAAGCCATGGTGGTAGCCGGACAAGAGGGCGCCTACGGTTTTGCGGAAAAAGCCGTGGCGGTGAAGAAACCGCTCATGCTGCTGACGACCGCTCCCCGTGTACTGGGACCGTCTGAAACCATACAGGTGCCGGTGACCGTGTTTGGCCTCGAACCGAATATCCGCTCCGCCAATGTGACCATCAGTACCAGCCCGCTGCTGGAAGTGGTAGGCGAAAGCACCAAAACCGTAACGTTCCCGCAGCCCGGCGAACAAATGGTTTACTTCGATGTAAAAGTGAAACCGCAGACCGGTATCGCAAAAATCAAGGTGACCGCCAGCAGCGGCGCCGAAAAAGCGGAAGAAGCCATCGAAATGGACGTCCGTAATCCCAACCCGCCGATTACTAACGTTATCGAATATACGCTGGAACCAGGCAAAAACTGGAGCTCCGCCTTCAGTCCTGTAGGCATGGCAGGCACCAATACCGGCGTGCTGGAGATTTCCACCATCCCGTCGCTGAACCTCGGCAAACGCCTGCAGTACCTGATCAGCTATCCGCACGGCTGCGTCGAACAAATTACTTCCGGCGTATTCCCGCAGCTGACGCTCAATCAGCTCATGGACCTGAAAGAAACCCAGCTGGCAGAGATAGACCGCAACGTAAAAGCCGGCATCAACAGGCTCAAAGGCTTCCAGGCTTCAGATGGCGGTCTCAGCTACTGGCCGGGTTACGCACAGTCCGACGAATGGGGCACCAACTACGCCGGTCACTTCCTGCTGGAAGCTCAGGCCAAAGGATATACGCTGCCACCGGGCCTGCTGGACCAGTGGAAAAAATACCAGCGTAATAAAGCCACTACCTGGGCGCCCAACACCCAAAACTTCTATGGCGGCGACCTCACACAGGCTTACCGCCTGTACCTGCTGGCACTGGCCAAAGTGCCCGAAGTAGGCGCCATGAACCGGCTGAAGGAATTCAGATATATTTCCACTCCCGCCAAATGGCGGCTGGCAGCCGCTTACAAACTGGCAGGCCAGCCGGAAATAGCGAATTCGCTGGTACAAAACCTGACCACGGAAGTGAAACCGTACAGCCAACTCGGAGGCACCTTCGGTTCCGACCTGCGCGACAAAGCCATGATCCTTGAAACACTCACGATCCTGGGCCAGCGTAACCGCGCAAACGAGCTGGTGAAACAAATCGCTATCCACCTGTCTCAAAACGACCAGTGGTACAGTACACAAACCACCGCTTATGCGCTGATCGCCATCGCTAAGTTCTGCGGCAGCAACAAAGGCAGCAGCAAGATGAACCTGAGCTATACGCTCAACGGCGCTAAAGGCAACGTCAACGGCCAGTCATTTGTAACACAGGTGCCTGTTACCTTTAATGGTGCACAAGGTAACGTGAGCGTGCAGAACAACGGACAAAACGTACTGTACGTACGCCTGATCCTGCGCGGACAGCCGGAAGCCGGACAGGAACCGGTAGCCAGCAACAACCCCGACATACTGGACCTCCAGGTACGCTACAGCACCCGCGACGGCAGACCGCTGGATCCGGCCACACTGAAACAGGGCAGCGACTTCATGGCGACCGTCACGATCAAAAATCCGGGTAAACGCGGCTATTACGAGCAGATGGCACTGTCACAGATATTCCCGTCAGGCTGGGAAATCCTCAACACCCGCCTTATGGACAACGACAGCAGCTTCCATACTTCGCCGCTCACGTACATGGATATACGCGATGACAGGGTGTATACTTACTTCAACATCGAGGAAAACAAAACCCACACCTACAATGTGTTGCTCAATGCCGCATACCTGGGACGATACTATCTCCCGGCCGTTTCCTGCGAAGCGATGTATGACAATAACATCCACGCTTTTGTGCCTGGTAAATGGGTAGAAGTAGTGAAATAA
- a CDS encoding ATP-binding cassette domain-containing protein, whose amino-acid sequence MEETKRPFLSLEHITVRYLDKTLFDTLNWDIQQNEQWAITGPSGSGKTALLNTILGKFNIINGGIRYHFYDDWRKENTVTDPYFNYRNLIALVGHHHTFRNLSNTTTDFYYQQRFNSMDADNSPTVSEYLEITEVPDLVKPLKIAPLMEKRLIKLSNGETRRVMIARALLQKPQLLMLDNPYIGLDVQTRKDFSEMINEIIRNGSIVLLATSPTEIPEHITHVLTLENGAITGKYTRSEFVQLPLPQVPDLPLPAMETQKIAAILQRHQPASFETIVKMEDVRVKYGENIILDQINWTVKPNEKWALLGHNGAGKSTLLSLINGDNPQAYANKLWLFDRRRGTGESIWDIKKKTGFVSPELHQYFTSRDNCLQVVCSGFTDIIGSTKPATPEQTDIAKAWMEILEIDEHQKAPFKQVPESAQRLCLLARALVKNPPLLIFDEPCQGLDQQQKQHFKKVIEMLCDHMPVTLIYVTHYEEELPGCVDKFIRLANGRTI is encoded by the coding sequence ATGGAAGAAACAAAGCGCCCGTTCCTCTCCCTGGAACATATCACCGTAAGATATCTCGACAAAACACTTTTCGACACCCTCAACTGGGACATACAGCAAAACGAACAATGGGCCATCACCGGCCCCAGCGGCTCCGGTAAAACAGCGCTGCTCAATACCATCCTTGGTAAATTCAACATCATCAATGGTGGCATCCGCTATCATTTTTACGATGACTGGAGAAAAGAAAACACCGTCACGGACCCGTACTTCAACTACCGCAACCTGATAGCGCTGGTAGGCCACCATCACACTTTCCGTAATTTATCCAATACTACTACCGATTTCTACTATCAGCAGCGGTTCAATAGTATGGACGCCGACAATTCCCCCACCGTCAGCGAATATCTCGAAATCACGGAGGTACCTGACCTGGTGAAGCCGCTGAAAATAGCGCCGCTGATGGAAAAACGGTTGATCAAACTGTCCAACGGGGAGACCCGCCGCGTGATGATCGCCCGCGCCCTGCTGCAAAAACCGCAGCTGCTCATGCTCGACAATCCCTATATCGGGCTGGACGTGCAAACGCGGAAGGACTTCTCCGAAATGATCAATGAAATTATCCGCAACGGTTCCATCGTGCTGCTGGCGACTTCTCCAACAGAAATACCGGAACACATTACCCATGTGCTGACGCTGGAAAACGGCGCCATCACCGGTAAATATACCCGCAGCGAATTTGTTCAGCTACCGCTCCCACAGGTGCCGGACCTCCCGCTGCCAGCCATGGAAACGCAGAAAATAGCCGCTATCCTGCAACGGCACCAGCCGGCTTCCTTCGAAACCATCGTCAAGATGGAAGACGTGCGCGTAAAATATGGCGAAAACATTATCCTTGATCAAATCAACTGGACGGTAAAACCCAACGAAAAATGGGCCTTGCTGGGCCATAACGGCGCCGGTAAATCCACCCTGCTGAGCCTCATCAACGGCGACAACCCGCAGGCGTATGCCAATAAACTGTGGTTGTTTGACCGCCGCAGGGGCACCGGCGAAAGCATCTGGGACATCAAGAAAAAAACCGGTTTCGTATCCCCGGAGCTGCACCAGTATTTTACCTCCCGCGATAACTGCCTGCAGGTAGTCTGCTCAGGCTTCACCGACATCATCGGCAGCACCAAGCCGGCTACCCCGGAACAAACCGATATTGCCAAAGCGTGGATGGAAATACTGGAAATAGACGAGCACCAGAAAGCGCCGTTCAAACAAGTCCCCGAAAGCGCCCAGCGCCTTTGCCTGCTGGCAAGAGCCCTCGTCAAAAACCCACCGCTGCTGATCTTCGACGAACCTTGCCAGGGGCTGGACCAGCAACAGAAACAACATTTCAAAAAAGTTATCGAAATGCTGTGCGACCATATGCCGGTAACGCTAATCTATGTAACGCATTACGAAGAAGAGTTGCCCGGTTGCGTTGATAAGTTCATCCGCCTCGCCAACGGCAGAACCATTTGA
- a CDS encoding GNAT family N-acetyltransferase: MNWTIKAFEELTVQELYEALHLRSEIFVVEQQCAYQDLDYSDQKALHLMGRNADGQLVAYTRLFGPGIKYAEASIGRVITSQLARGTGVGRQLIKKSIAAVEEAYGKGPIKIGAQQYLHRFYTSLGFEQTSDTYMEDGIPHIEMVKP; this comes from the coding sequence ATGAATTGGACAATTAAAGCATTTGAAGAACTGACTGTACAGGAATTGTACGAAGCGTTGCATTTGCGCAGTGAGATATTTGTGGTAGAGCAGCAGTGTGCTTATCAGGACCTGGATTATTCCGACCAGAAGGCGTTGCATCTTATGGGGCGTAATGCGGATGGGCAGCTGGTGGCGTATACCCGTTTGTTCGGACCTGGTATTAAATATGCCGAGGCGTCTATCGGGCGGGTGATCACTTCACAGCTGGCCAGGGGTACCGGCGTGGGCCGGCAGCTGATAAAAAAGTCTATTGCCGCCGTGGAAGAAGCTTATGGTAAAGGACCTATTAAAATCGGCGCCCAGCAATACCTGCACCGTTTTTATACATCGCTGGGTTTTGAGCAGACCAGCGATACCTATATGGAAGACGGTATCCCGCATATCGAGATGGTAAAACCTTAA
- a CDS encoding DUF6048 family protein yields the protein MIRTLLCFSLISSILLGFAAQAQTPAQPAAAKTAAAKTDTTRKPAKDTTAIIPVKDSVVHMQGGLRVGLDLSRIVTSIYYPYRKEGTAVADIRLNSNLYAAAEIGYTNTPYSDSNYTYKGSGMFISLGIDYNFLKRLYPSEKNMFFGGIRYGFSHLTYEVPTYKISDRYWGNNLSGSVPKTNVNAHWVELVLGLKAEVLKNFFLSWSLHQRVMINNVKSDEFTPLVIPGFGSGSKKSVFDMRYTVSYLFPLYKITEHVKLPLNDKDKKKK from the coding sequence ATGATACGCACCTTACTTTGTTTTTCTTTAATCAGTAGTATCCTGTTGGGCTTCGCCGCACAGGCACAAACACCGGCCCAACCGGCAGCCGCTAAAACTGCGGCCGCCAAAACAGATACTACCCGTAAACCGGCGAAAGACACCACGGCCATCATACCCGTGAAAGACAGCGTCGTACACATGCAGGGAGGCCTCCGCGTGGGGCTGGACCTGAGCCGCATCGTGACCTCCATCTATTATCCCTACCGGAAAGAAGGGACCGCCGTAGCTGATATCCGCCTTAACAGCAACCTGTATGCTGCCGCGGAAATAGGGTATACCAATACCCCGTACAGCGATAGCAACTACACCTATAAAGGCAGTGGTATGTTCATCTCCCTCGGGATAGACTATAACTTCCTGAAAAGACTGTACCCCTCCGAGAAAAACATGTTCTTCGGCGGTATCCGGTACGGATTCTCTCACCTCACCTACGAGGTGCCGACCTATAAAATAAGTGACCGTTACTGGGGCAACAACCTCTCTGGCTCCGTGCCCAAAACCAATGTCAATGCCCACTGGGTGGAACTGGTACTGGGCCTTAAAGCAGAAGTGCTCAAAAACTTCTTCCTGAGCTGGAGCCTGCACCAACGTGTCATGATCAACAACGTCAAGTCCGATGAATTTACCCCGCTGGTAATACCCGGCTTCGGCAGCGGCTCCAAAAAATCGGTATTCGATATGCGGTACACCGTATCCTACCTGTTCCCGCTCTATAAGATAACGGAACATGTAAAGCTGCCGTTGAACGACAAAGACAAAAAGAAAAAATAA
- a CDS encoding DUF6452 family protein — protein MRTLYQILLACAVLAGMIACENETKVCDQALRADFRVRFQRDSARRINDTTILHNVRDTIMPKVSVYAINNGVNMDSLYKKEPLKEIFLPFSPVADSCIFALRVDSTLTPDTLRFKYSRTKKFISPGCGFGTTFTLDTVFTTRHTIDSVVINSKAVTSSNDTHLTLFFFNQ, from the coding sequence ATGAGAACGTTATACCAGATATTACTTGCCTGCGCCGTGCTTGCCGGCATGATCGCCTGTGAGAATGAAACCAAGGTGTGCGACCAGGCACTCCGGGCAGATTTCCGCGTGCGTTTTCAGCGTGATTCCGCCCGCCGGATAAACGATACCACCATCCTGCATAATGTACGCGATACCATTATGCCCAAAGTGTCCGTTTATGCCATCAACAACGGCGTTAACATGGACTCCCTCTACAAAAAGGAACCGCTGAAAGAGATCTTTCTGCCCTTTTCACCGGTGGCAGATAGCTGTATATTCGCCCTGCGCGTGGATTCCACCCTTACGCCGGATACCCTCAGGTTTAAATACTCACGGACCAAAAAATTCATATCGCCCGGCTGCGGATTCGGTACCACCTTTACGCTGGATACCGTTTTCACCACCCGGCATACCATCGATTCTGTAGTTATTAATTCAAAGGCAGTCACCAGCAGTAATGATACGCACCTTACTTTGTTTTTCTTTAATCAGTAG